In Streptomyces sp. NBC_01439, the following are encoded in one genomic region:
- a CDS encoding TetR/AcrR family transcriptional regulator has product MSPGVRRYDPDRRQRIVDAALRVVGDRGIAGLTHRSVAAEADVPLGSTTYHFKTLDDLLVAALRQANEGFAQAVARSAALADPDADLAGVLARLLGEFLAGDRGRVELEYELYLAALRRPALRPVAAQWCEAVSAALTPRTDPVTARALVAAMDGIGLQALLTGAAYDEEYAREVLGRVLRPS; this is encoded by the coding sequence ATGAGCCCCGGTGTGCGGCGCTACGACCCGGACCGGCGGCAGCGGATCGTCGACGCGGCGCTGCGGGTGGTCGGAGATCGGGGCATCGCGGGGCTGACCCACCGCAGCGTCGCCGCGGAGGCCGACGTGCCGCTCGGGTCGACGACGTACCACTTCAAGACGCTGGACGACCTGCTGGTCGCCGCCCTGCGCCAGGCCAACGAGGGCTTCGCCCAGGCGGTGGCGCGCTCGGCCGCGCTGGCCGACCCCGACGCGGACCTCGCCGGGGTCCTGGCCCGCCTGCTCGGGGAGTTCCTGGCGGGGGACCGGGGCCGGGTCGAGCTGGAGTACGAGCTCTACCTCGCGGCCCTGCGCCGCCCGGCACTGCGACCAGTGGCGGCGCAGTGGTGCGAGGCGGTGTCTGCGGCGCTGACCCCGCGGACCGATCCGGTGACCGCGCGGGCGCTGGTGGCGGCCATGGACGGGATCGGCTTGCAGGCCCTGCTGACGGGGGCCGCGTACGACGAGGAGTACGCCCGCGAGGTCCTGGGGCGGGTGCTGCGGCCGTCGTAG
- a CDS encoding winged helix-turn-helix transcriptional regulator, whose protein sequence is MAQRTHLGDADCAIAQALDVVGDWWTLLIVRDAARGLHRFDELQRELGMSRKVLAERLKLLVEAGVLSREPYQERPVRHEYRLTPRGRGLLPVLVALQDWGDTWVLGEGEMTATTDEASREAERVHALRGAQVPPLLLPDRFGELSDPVADTPFTVLYCFPGAYARAESYPPGWAGIPGARGCTFESCTYRDQLAEFTAAGATVHGVSTQRPDEQREFAEQERLRFPLLSDADLALTAALRLPTFRAAGTSRIKRLTLVIDRDRTVREVIYPIQDIEASVQTALAAVRSAG, encoded by the coding sequence ATGGCCCAGCGCACACACCTCGGCGACGCGGACTGCGCCATCGCCCAGGCCCTCGATGTGGTGGGCGACTGGTGGACGCTGCTGATCGTGCGGGACGCCGCGCGGGGTCTGCACCGCTTCGACGAGCTCCAGCGCGAGTTGGGGATGTCCCGCAAGGTGCTGGCGGAACGGCTGAAACTGCTCGTCGAGGCCGGGGTGCTGTCGCGCGAGCCGTACCAGGAACGCCCGGTGCGGCACGAGTACCGGCTGACCCCGCGCGGGCGGGGGCTACTGCCCGTCCTGGTGGCCCTCCAGGACTGGGGAGACACCTGGGTCCTGGGAGAGGGAGAGATGACGGCGACGACCGACGAGGCCTCGCGCGAGGCGGAACGCGTGCACGCGCTGCGCGGCGCGCAGGTGCCCCCGCTGCTGCTGCCGGACCGTTTCGGCGAGCTGAGCGACCCGGTGGCGGACACCCCGTTCACGGTCCTGTACTGCTTCCCGGGTGCGTACGCGCGCGCCGAGTCCTACCCGCCCGGCTGGGCCGGGATCCCGGGTGCCCGGGGCTGCACGTTCGAGTCGTGCACCTACCGCGACCAGCTCGCGGAATTCACCGCGGCCGGCGCCACCGTGCACGGGGTGTCGACCCAGCGCCCGGACGAGCAGCGGGAGTTCGCGGAGCAGGAGCGGCTGCGGTTCCCGCTCCTGTCGGACGCGGATCTGGCGCTGACGGCCGCGCTGCGCCTTCCGACGTTCCGCGCGGCGGGCACGAGCCGGATCAAGCGGCTGACGCTCGTCATCGACCGCGACCGCACGGTCCGCGAGGTGATCTACCCGATCCAGGACATCGAGGCGAGCGTGCAGACCGCTCTCGCGGCGGTACGCTCCGCGGGCTGA
- a CDS encoding MFS transporter: MQGFKDIPRVVWLLAAGGFVNAVVSFTFVFVFLYLTGPRELGAAQAGLVTGIAGIGLVAGNFTGGWYGDRFGHRRVLLAASALGGLVLVALPLLPLPLLYAALPVAQYASGVVRAANSALVAVTVPEGARRQAFALVRCASNGGFTLGPPLGALIATGLSYDWLFVGDGVGTLVFALWTARVVPARGAPRSLAAAQDGGPGRGERGLWHELRARPTVLVLLGAILVTDVVYRQQYSTFAVFLGEHGLDARAFGLVIALNGGVILLLELPAAVALRERPALPVIGTGMLLVGAAYAALLFGAGVASAVAMMVLLSLGEILYKTTATAHMADQAPEHAIGRFQSLYAGVSVSGVVLGPPLGGALYSAAPWLLWPLCAVLAAGAGAALLGAHARQARHAARPARPAHETGSQPKAVAG; this comes from the coding sequence CTGCAGGGGTTCAAGGACATACCGAGGGTCGTGTGGCTGCTGGCTGCGGGGGGCTTCGTCAACGCCGTCGTCAGCTTCACGTTCGTCTTCGTCTTCCTCTACCTGACCGGCCCGCGCGAACTCGGCGCCGCCCAGGCGGGCCTCGTCACCGGAATCGCGGGCATCGGCCTGGTCGCCGGCAATTTCACCGGCGGCTGGTACGGCGACCGCTTCGGCCACCGCCGGGTGCTCCTCGCCGCATCCGCCCTCGGGGGTTTGGTGCTCGTGGCCCTCCCCCTGCTCCCGCTGCCGCTCCTCTACGCGGCCCTGCCCGTGGCCCAGTACGCCTCCGGCGTGGTCCGGGCCGCCAACTCCGCGCTCGTCGCGGTCACCGTCCCGGAGGGAGCCCGCCGCCAGGCCTTCGCCCTCGTGCGCTGCGCCTCCAACGGCGGATTCACCCTCGGGCCGCCGCTGGGTGCCCTGATCGCCACCGGCCTCTCCTACGACTGGCTCTTCGTCGGCGACGGCGTCGGCACGCTCGTCTTCGCCCTCTGGACCGCGCGGGTCGTCCCGGCCCGCGGCGCTCCCCGCTCACTCGCCGCGGCCCAGGACGGGGGTCCGGGCCGCGGCGAACGGGGCCTGTGGCACGAACTGCGCGCCCGCCCCACCGTGCTGGTGCTGCTCGGCGCGATCCTGGTGACCGACGTCGTCTACCGCCAGCAGTACTCCACCTTCGCCGTCTTCCTCGGCGAGCACGGCCTGGACGCCCGCGCCTTCGGGCTCGTCATCGCCCTGAACGGAGGGGTGATCCTGCTGCTGGAACTGCCCGCCGCCGTCGCCCTGCGCGAGCGGCCGGCCCTGCCCGTCATCGGCACCGGCATGCTGCTCGTCGGGGCCGCCTACGCGGCGCTGCTGTTCGGGGCCGGGGTCGCGAGCGCCGTGGCGATGATGGTCCTGCTGAGCCTCGGGGAGATCCTCTACAAGACCACCGCCACCGCCCACATGGCCGACCAGGCACCCGAGCACGCCATCGGGCGGTTCCAGAGCCTGTACGCGGGCGTCTCGGTCAGCGGGGTCGTCCTCGGCCCACCGCTCGGCGGAGCCCTGTACTCGGCGGCGCCATGGCTGCTGTGGCCGCTCTGCGCGGTGCTGGCGGCAGGGGCGGGCGCGGCGCTGCTGGGGGCGCACGCCCGCCAGGCCCGGCACGCGGCGCGACCCGCACGACCGGCACATGAGACCGGTTCGCAACCGAAGGCCGTCGCCGGTTAG
- the dapD gene encoding 2,3,4,5-tetrahydropyridine-2,6-dicarboxylate N-succinyltransferase, which translates to MTATRTTGAVAAGLATLTADGTVLDTWFPAPELVAEPGPAGTERLTADQAVELLGAAAAKAIRTDAVRGVEVVAVRTVISSLEDKPLDAHDAYLRLHLLSHRLVKPHGQNLDGVFGLLANVAWTSLGPVAIDQVETVRLNARAEGLHLQVTSIDKFPRMTDYVAPKGVRIADADRVRLGAHLAEGTTVMHEGFVNFNAGTLGTSMVEGRISAGVVVGDGSDIGGGASTMGTLSGGGKQIISIGERTLIGAEAGVGIALGDECVVEAGLYVTAGTRVTLPDGQIVKALELSGANNILFRRNSVTGAVEARPYKAAWGGLNEVLHSHN; encoded by the coding sequence ATGACTGCTACGCGTACCACCGGCGCCGTCGCCGCCGGACTTGCCACCCTCACCGCCGACGGCACCGTCCTCGACACCTGGTTCCCCGCCCCCGAGCTGGTCGCCGAGCCCGGCCCGGCCGGCACCGAGCGCCTCACCGCCGACCAGGCCGTGGAGCTGCTGGGCGCCGCCGCGGCCAAGGCGATCCGCACGGACGCGGTCCGTGGCGTCGAGGTCGTAGCCGTCCGCACGGTCATCTCCTCCCTGGAGGACAAGCCGCTGGACGCGCACGACGCGTACCTGCGCCTGCACCTGCTCAGCCACCGCCTGGTCAAGCCGCACGGCCAGAACCTCGACGGCGTCTTCGGGCTGCTGGCCAACGTCGCCTGGACCTCGCTGGGCCCGGTCGCGATCGACCAGGTCGAGACCGTCCGCCTCAACGCGCGCGCCGAGGGCCTGCACCTCCAGGTCACCTCGATCGACAAGTTCCCGCGGATGACGGACTACGTCGCCCCCAAGGGCGTGCGCATCGCCGACGCGGACCGCGTCCGCCTCGGCGCGCACCTCGCCGAGGGCACCACCGTCATGCACGAGGGCTTCGTCAACTTCAACGCCGGTACCCTCGGCACCTCCATGGTCGAGGGCCGCATCTCCGCGGGAGTGGTGGTCGGCGACGGCTCCGACATCGGCGGCGGCGCCTCCACCATGGGCACCCTCTCGGGCGGCGGCAAGCAGATCATCTCGATCGGCGAGCGCACCCTGATCGGCGCCGAGGCGGGCGTGGGCATCGCGCTGGGCGACGAGTGCGTCGTGGAGGCCGGCCTCTACGTGACCGCGGGCACCCGCGTGACCCTGCCGGACGGCCAGATCGTCAAGGCCCTGGAGCTCTCCGGCGCCAACAACATCCTCTTCCGCCGCAACTCGGTGACCGGCGCCGTCGAGGCCCGCCCGTACAAGGCGGCCTGGGGCGGCCTGAACGAGGTCCTGCACAGCCACAACTGA
- a CDS encoding GNAT family N-acetyltransferase has translation MIFREATRQDLPAVLALLADEDSVLDPAQIVIGEAHERAFAAIGADPRNEMLVLTDGADGADGAREAGEVVLGCLQLTYVPGLGQDGQERALVEAVRIRADRRGAGLGAELVRLAVERARGRGCGLVQLTSNKRRTAAHRFYERLGFARSHEGFKLHLEP, from the coding sequence ATGATCTTCCGTGAGGCCACCCGCCAGGACCTGCCCGCCGTACTCGCCCTGCTCGCCGACGAGGACTCGGTCCTCGACCCGGCCCAGATCGTGATCGGCGAGGCGCACGAGCGGGCCTTCGCCGCGATAGGGGCGGACCCGCGCAACGAGATGCTGGTCCTCACGGACGGGGCGGACGGGGCGGACGGAGCGCGCGAGGCGGGCGAGGTCGTCCTCGGCTGCCTCCAGCTCACCTACGTCCCGGGCCTGGGCCAGGACGGGCAGGAACGGGCACTGGTGGAAGCGGTACGGATCCGCGCGGACCGGCGGGGCGCGGGACTCGGCGCCGAACTGGTACGGCTCGCCGTCGAGCGGGCCCGCGGGCGCGGCTGCGGCCTGGTCCAGCTGACCAGCAACAAGCGTCGGACGGCCGCGCACCGGTTCTACGAGCGACTGGGCTTCGCACGCAGCCACGAGGGCTTCAAGCTGCACCTGGAGCCGTAA
- a CDS encoding endonuclease/exonuclease/phosphatase family protein: MRSSHPRSAAVAALVATALATGLLAGSADAAEGAVSADPIRIHDIQGTTRISPLNGKQVTDVEGIVTGVRAYGSRGFWIQDPNADDNDATSEGVFVFTNAVPTVAAGDAVKVSGTVGEYVPGGVNSGNQSVTQISKPTVTVVSSGNALPEATAINEYSVPAEYAPAGDPAAAGSINGLTLEPSRYALDHYESLEGMNVKIGTSRVVGATDPYSELWVTVKGWENTAKRGGTIYGSYESQNTGRLQIQQLAPIAQQPFPVANVGDRLTGTTEGPLDFNQFGGYTLVARTLGTVKAGTLAPEKTKPQAEQELAVATYNVENLDPTDPQEKFDALAKAVVENLASPDVLALEEIQDDNGAKNDGTVSAEQTLTKFTSAISAAGGPAYQWRTVNPEDKKDGGEPGGNIRQVFLFNPARVSFTERAPGDAVTATGVTKVNGKAALTHSPGRVDPANPAWADSRKPLAGEFVFRGKTVFVIANHFGSKGGDEGLTSHHQPPVRSSETKRLLQAQAVNGFVKQILAEDKNANVLVLGDINDFEFSATTDALADGGALYPAIKSLPKAERYSYVYQGNAQVLDQILTSPAIKKFTYDSVHINAEFAAQNSDHDPQVLRFRP; encoded by the coding sequence ATGCGCTCCTCGCATCCCCGTTCCGCCGCCGTCGCGGCCCTCGTCGCCACCGCACTGGCCACCGGCCTGCTCGCGGGCTCCGCCGACGCGGCCGAAGGCGCCGTGTCCGCCGATCCGATACGCATCCACGACATTCAGGGCACCACCCGGATATCCCCGCTCAACGGCAAGCAGGTCACGGACGTCGAGGGCATCGTGACGGGCGTGCGCGCGTACGGCTCGCGCGGCTTCTGGATCCAGGACCCGAACGCCGATGACAACGACGCCACCAGCGAGGGCGTCTTCGTCTTCACCAACGCCGTCCCGACCGTCGCCGCGGGCGACGCGGTCAAGGTCTCCGGCACCGTCGGCGAGTACGTCCCCGGCGGCGTGAACTCCGGCAACCAGTCGGTGACCCAGATCTCCAAGCCGACGGTGACCGTGGTCTCCTCCGGCAACGCGCTGCCCGAGGCCACCGCGATCAACGAGTACTCGGTGCCCGCCGAGTACGCCCCGGCCGGCGACCCGGCCGCCGCCGGCAGCATCAACGGCCTGACCCTGGAGCCCTCGCGCTACGCACTCGACCACTACGAGTCGCTGGAGGGCATGAACGTCAAGATCGGCACCTCCCGCGTGGTCGGCGCCACCGACCCGTACTCGGAGCTGTGGGTCACGGTGAAGGGCTGGGAGAACACCGCCAAGCGCGGCGGCACCATCTACGGCTCCTACGAGTCCCAGAACACCGGCCGCCTGCAGATCCAGCAGCTCGCGCCCATCGCGCAGCAGCCCTTCCCGGTGGCCAATGTCGGCGACCGGCTGACCGGCACCACCGAAGGCCCGCTGGACTTCAACCAGTTCGGCGGCTACACGCTGGTGGCCCGCACCCTCGGTACCGTCAAGGCGGGCACCCTCGCCCCCGAGAAGACCAAGCCGCAGGCCGAGCAGGAGCTCGCGGTGGCCACGTACAACGTCGAGAACCTCGACCCGACCGACCCCCAGGAGAAGTTCGACGCGCTGGCGAAGGCGGTCGTGGAGAACCTGGCTTCCCCCGACGTCCTCGCCCTGGAGGAGATCCAGGACGACAACGGCGCCAAGAACGACGGCACCGTCTCGGCCGAGCAGACCCTCACCAAGTTCACCTCGGCGATCTCGGCCGCCGGCGGCCCGGCCTACCAGTGGCGGACCGTCAACCCGGAGGACAAGAAGGACGGCGGCGAGCCCGGCGGCAACATCCGGCAGGTGTTCCTCTTCAACCCGGCGCGGGTCTCCTTCACCGAGCGCGCCCCGGGTGACGCGGTGACCGCGACCGGCGTGACCAAGGTGAACGGCAAGGCCGCCCTGACCCACTCCCCCGGCCGCGTCGACCCGGCCAACCCGGCGTGGGCGGACAGCCGCAAGCCGCTGGCGGGCGAGTTCGTCTTCCGCGGCAAGACGGTCTTCGTGATCGCCAACCACTTCGGCTCCAAGGGCGGCGACGAGGGCCTGACCTCGCACCACCAGCCGCCGGTCCGTTCCTCGGAGACCAAGCGACTGCTCCAGGCGCAGGCCGTGAACGGTTTCGTGAAGCAGATCCTCGCGGAGGACAAGAACGCCAACGTCCTCGTCCTCGGCGACATCAACGACTTCGAGTTCTCGGCGACGACGGACGCGCTGGCGGACGGCGGGGCGCTGTACCCGGCGATCAAGTCGCTGCCGAAGGCCGAGCGCTACTCGTACGTCTACCAGGGCAACGCGCAGGTGCTGGACCAGATCCTGACCAGCCCGGCGATCAAGAAGTTCACGTACGACAGCGTGCACATCAACGCGGAGTTCGCGGCGCAGAACAGCGACCACGACCCGCAGGTGCTGCGCTTCCGCCCGTAA